From Roseburia hominis, the proteins below share one genomic window:
- a CDS encoding IS256 family transposase — MAVAKEQIRQIISENNINSVADVYALLKDSFKDILQELMEAELDATLGYEKNHKGDLSTGNKRNGYSTKNLKSQYGEFQIDVPRDRNGEFEPKLIPKYQRDISGIEEKVISLYARGMSTRDIHDQLQDLYGIELSAEMVSKITDKILPQVKEWQSRPLNPVYPFVFMDCIHYKVREDGRILSRAAYVVLGVTVEGYKDILSITVGANETSKFWLGMLNDLKNRGVKDVLFFCVDGLPGFKEAIQAVYPQAEIQRCIIHMLRNSFKYVNYNDLKKFSSDFKAVYNAPTEAAALSELDAIKEKWGKKYPYAISNWENNWEDLSSFFQFSNDIRRIMYTTNIIEGLNRQYRKVTKTKSVFPSDTALEKMLYLASENVVKKWTQRYRNWDQVLNQLIVLYGERLTDYL, encoded by the coding sequence ATGGCAGTAGCAAAGGAACAAATTCGACAGATTATCTCAGAAAATAACATCAACAGCGTTGCAGATGTATATGCACTTCTCAAAGACAGTTTCAAAGACATCCTTCAGGAGCTTATGGAGGCTGAGTTGGATGCAACCCTCGGTTATGAAAAAAATCATAAAGGGGATTTGAGCACCGGCAATAAAAGAAATGGTTATTCTACGAAAAACCTGAAAAGTCAGTATGGTGAATTTCAAATTGATGTCCCGAGAGACCGCAATGGAGAGTTTGAGCCAAAACTGATTCCTAAATATCAACGGGACATTTCCGGGATTGAAGAAAAAGTGATTTCTTTATATGCCCGTGGTATGAGTACACGTGATATTCATGACCAGCTTCAGGATCTTTATGGAATTGAATTATCAGCAGAAATGGTCAGCAAGATTACTGATAAGATCCTCCCACAGGTCAAAGAATGGCAGTCTCGCCCTCTGAATCCGGTTTATCCTTTTGTTTTTATGGACTGCATCCATTACAAGGTCAGGGAAGACGGAAGAATCTTAAGCCGTGCTGCCTATGTGGTCCTTGGGGTTACTGTGGAAGGTTATAAAGATATCCTGAGCATTACAGTAGGTGCCAATGAGACCAGCAAGTTCTGGCTGGGGATGCTGAATGATCTGAAAAATCGTGGGGTAAAAGATGTTCTCTTTTTCTGTGTAGATGGGTTGCCAGGATTTAAAGAAGCAATACAGGCAGTCTATCCTCAGGCAGAGATCCAGAGATGTATCATCCATATGCTGCGTAATTCCTTCAAATATGTAAACTATAATGATTTAAAAAAATTTTCCTCCGATTTCAAAGCAGTATATAATGCCCCAACTGAAGCAGCAGCTTTGTCAGAGCTTGATGCCATTAAAGAAAAATGGGGAAAGAAATATCCCTATGCAATCAGTAACTGGGAAAACAACTGGGAAGATTTGAGTTCCTTTTTCCAGTTTTCAAATGATATCCGACGGATCATGTACACAACGAATATTATAGAGGGATTGAATCGGCAGTATCGGAAAGTCACGAAAACTAAAAGTGTATTCCCGAGCGATACGGCATTGGAAAAGATGTTATATCTTGCCAGTGAAAATGTAGTTAAGAAGTGGACACAGAGATATCGGAACTGGGATCAGGTATTGAATCAGCTGATTGTTTTATATGGAGAAAGGCTTACCGATTATCTGTAA
- a CDS encoding helix-turn-helix transcriptional regulator: MMIESLLKKRNMTKYRLAVDAGIPHATLNDICSGKTKLEKCSAETVYKLAKTLGVTMELLTSEGIHQAEKERSYEYGLPAYLQHDLDAYKDGLKNKSPLLDCLWGELYGSINIAEINDGVITKEHADYLRAKYL; the protein is encoded by the coding sequence ATGATGATTGAGAGCTTGCTGAAAAAGCGCAACATGACAAAATACAGATTAGCCGTAGACGCGGGAATCCCTCACGCTACGCTCAACGATATATGCAGCGGTAAGACAAAGCTTGAAAAATGCTCTGCTGAAACGGTGTATAAGCTGGCAAAGACGCTTGGCGTGACAATGGAGCTCTTGACTTCTGAGGGAATCCATCAGGCAGAAAAGGAACGCTCCTATGAGTACGGACTGCCTGCATATCTGCAGCATGATTTGGACGCATACAAGGACGGATTGAAAAACAAATCTCCTCTGCTTGACTGCCTATGGGGAGAACTCTATGGCAGTATCAATATTGCTGAGATCAACGACGGCGTAATCACAAAGGAGCATGCCGATTATCTCAGAGCAAAATATCTTTAA
- a CDS encoding HipA domain-containing protein yields the protein MAEKIDFTNCRVVPGRAYNGANGKKIAVEYDGTLYMLKFPPSGKNKPTGLSYTNSCFSEYIASSIFNLIGVRAHETMLGTFKVGGKEKIVCACKDFTADGKRFFDFCSIKNTILESDSNGTGTELEDILDTIGKQQYVSPEVLERHFWDVFVVDALLGNFDRHNGNWGFLFDEITGESSIAPIYDCGSCLLPQADEKIMNEVLSNEDALHSRVYLYPTSAIKQNDRKINYRDFLMSSEYEGCSEAVKRIVHRIDMEVISEFIDSTPYLSDLQRAFYKHYIKARYNLILVPAFDLAVSLEQEPNKPIMGM from the coding sequence ATGGCTGAAAAAATTGATTTTACAAACTGTCGGGTGGTACCCGGCAGAGCATACAACGGAGCAAACGGCAAGAAGATCGCCGTAGAATATGACGGCACACTGTATATGCTGAAATTCCCACCCTCCGGCAAGAATAAGCCCACTGGGCTTTCCTATACCAATAGCTGTTTCAGCGAGTATATCGCAAGCAGTATCTTCAATCTGATCGGCGTAAGGGCGCACGAAACCATGCTTGGCACATTTAAGGTTGGCGGCAAGGAGAAGATTGTCTGTGCCTGCAAGGACTTTACAGCAGACGGAAAGAGATTTTTTGATTTCTGTTCCATCAAGAATACGATTTTGGAATCAGATTCAAATGGTACGGGAACAGAGCTTGAAGATATACTTGATACGATTGGAAAGCAGCAGTACGTTTCGCCGGAGGTGTTGGAACGGCACTTTTGGGATGTATTTGTTGTAGATGCCTTACTTGGAAACTTCGACCGTCATAACGGAAATTGGGGATTCCTGTTTGATGAAATAACGGGAGAATCAAGCATTGCACCCATCTACGACTGCGGAAGCTGTCTGCTGCCGCAGGCTGACGAGAAGATCATGAATGAAGTGCTGTCAAACGAGGATGCGCTGCATTCGAGAGTTTATCTGTATCCGACCTCTGCCATAAAGCAGAACGACAGAAAAATTAACTACCGTGACTTTCTAATGAGTTCGGAATATGAAGGCTGCAGTGAGGCGGTCAAACGGATTGTTCACCGGATTGATATGGAAGTAATTAGTGAATTCATAGATTCCACACCGTATCTGTCGGATCTGCAAAGAGCCTTTTACAAGCACTATATAAAAGCGAGATACAATCTGATCCTTGTTCCGGCTTTTGATTTGGCAGTCAGTCTCGAACAGGAGCCGAACAAGCCGATAATGGGAATGTAA
- a CDS encoding TetR/AcrR family transcriptional regulator, giving the protein MSRMKIGKDAIICRAAQMANESGEQSISLKLLAQDLGIQPPSLYYYFKSLDDLKRELMRCGWRQMEEQLLRSMIGVSGYDAIRAVSYAFYRFAVDNPGVFNVMLWYNQYEDEETSENTSELFAALHRIMDSLNISEESRLHLIRTVRGFLQGFILLVNHKAFGDSPSIEDSFEFSLNVLIEGMKSLEGK; this is encoded by the coding sequence ATGTCACGGATGAAAATTGGCAAAGATGCAATCATATGCAGAGCAGCGCAGATGGCAAATGAGTCTGGGGAACAGAGTATTTCACTGAAACTCCTGGCTCAGGATTTAGGAATTCAGCCTCCGTCATTGTACTACTATTTCAAAAGTCTGGACGACCTCAAGCGGGAACTGATGCGCTGTGGATGGCGGCAAATGGAGGAACAGTTGCTTCGCTCCATGATTGGGGTAAGCGGTTATGACGCGATCCGGGCGGTGTCCTATGCTTTTTACAGGTTCGCTGTCGATAATCCGGGTGTATTTAATGTGATGCTTTGGTACAACCAATATGAGGATGAGGAAACTTCAGAGAATACCTCTGAACTGTTCGCCGCCCTGCATAGAATCATGGATTCGCTGAATATTTCTGAGGAAAGCCGCCTGCATCTGATCCGAACCGTAAGGGGCTTTCTGCAGGGGTTTATTCTGCTTGTCAACCACAAGGCTTTCGGAGATTCCCCCTCCATAGAGGACAGTTTTGAATTTTCGCTTAATGTTCTTATAGAGGGGATGAAATCGCTGGAGGGGAAATAG
- a CDS encoding radical SAM protein, which yields MHTVRAKGILSAKNGMNLYRGCSHGCIYCDSRSKCYHMEHDFEDIEVKENAIELLEAALRSKRKKCMIGTGSMTDPYIPLEMELGNVRKALSLIDTYGFGFTVITKSNRILRDIDLLKKINEKTKCVVQMTLTTYDEALCRKLEPNVSTTQERFEVLLALRDGGIPTVVWLSPILPFINDNEQNISGILDMCIKAGVYGVICFGMGLTLRDGNREYFYQQLDRLFPGMKERYIQTYGTSYMLGSPRGRELMGLFHETCERNGIVHDNEQIFSYLQTFEEKQNGQQLSLWD from the coding sequence ATGCACACTGTAAGAGCAAAAGGAATATTGTCAGCAAAAAATGGGATGAACCTGTACCGTGGATGTTCTCACGGGTGCATTTACTGTGACTCCCGGAGCAAATGCTATCACATGGAGCATGATTTTGAGGATATAGAAGTAAAGGAAAATGCCATAGAGCTTCTTGAAGCCGCCCTCAGATCAAAAAGAAAAAAGTGTATGATTGGGACAGGCTCCATGACAGATCCCTACATCCCTTTGGAAATGGAGCTTGGAAATGTCAGAAAAGCGTTGTCCTTAATAGATACGTATGGATTCGGATTTACGGTCATTACAAAATCAAACCGCATCCTTCGTGATATCGACCTGTTAAAAAAGATCAATGAAAAAACAAAGTGCGTCGTTCAGATGACATTAACGACTTATGATGAAGCCCTTTGCAGGAAGCTGGAGCCGAATGTCAGTACAACGCAGGAACGCTTTGAGGTATTACTGGCATTGCGGGATGGGGGAATCCCCACAGTGGTCTGGCTTTCCCCCATACTGCCTTTTATCAATGATAATGAGCAAAACATCTCCGGTATTCTGGATATGTGCATCAAGGCCGGAGTTTATGGTGTTATATGCTTTGGCATGGGACTCACGCTCCGGGATGGGAACAGAGAATATTTCTATCAGCAGTTAGACAGGCTGTTTCCCGGTATGAAGGAGCGGTATATACAAACTTACGGAACAAGCTATATGCTGGGCAGTCCGAGAGGCAGGGAGCTTATGGGGCTGTTCCATGAAACCTGCGAAAGAAATGGGATTGTCCATGATAACGAACAGATCTTTTCCTATTTGCAGACGTTTGAAGAAAAACAGAATGGGCAGCAGCTCAGTTTATGGGATTAG
- a CDS encoding response regulator transcription factor: MKNKILLIDDEKDIVDLIAEALQQDSFESIEKAYTGADAIRICREYRPDVIVLDVMLPDMDGFEVCKAIREFSICSILFLSSRSDDVDKILGLSCGGDDYITKPFSPREIVYRIKAQLRRQQYTSVPVPEDKAHLKVGPLMLDKESGRIYKDNREIELTGREFLLLSYLMENTDKIISKEKLYEQVWGEYSAICDNTIMVHIRHLREKIEDTPSEPRQLITIKGLGYKLKKRID, from the coding sequence ATGAAGAATAAAATACTGTTGATTGATGATGAGAAAGATATTGTGGATCTGATTGCAGAAGCGTTACAGCAGGACAGCTTTGAGTCCATTGAGAAAGCCTATACAGGTGCGGATGCGATCCGTATATGCAGAGAATACCGGCCGGATGTGATCGTTTTAGATGTGATGCTGCCGGATATGGACGGCTTTGAGGTGTGTAAAGCAATCCGGGAATTTTCTATCTGTTCTATCCTGTTCCTTTCATCAAGGAGTGATGATGTGGACAAGATACTCGGCCTTTCCTGCGGCGGTGATGATTACATTACGAAACCCTTCAGCCCGCGGGAAATCGTATACCGGATCAAGGCGCAGCTTCGCCGCCAGCAATACACAAGCGTTCCTGTACCGGAGGACAAAGCTCATCTGAAGGTTGGACCGCTTATGCTGGATAAAGAGAGCGGCCGTATTTATAAAGATAACCGGGAAATAGAACTGACAGGCCGTGAATTTCTGCTCTTATCCTACCTTATGGAAAATACAGATAAAATCATCAGTAAGGAAAAGCTGTATGAACAGGTCTGGGGTGAGTATAGCGCTATTTGCGATAACACCATTATGGTGCATATCCGGCACCTGCGGGAAAAAATTGAAGATACGCCGTCTGAGCCAAGACAGCTCATCACAATAAAAGGCTTGGGCTATAAGCTTAAAAAGAGGATTGATTAG
- a CDS encoding HAMP domain-containing sensor histidine kinase has protein sequence MKRSGHRTIFHIYLIFFLSLLVTVLLAGFFFFLMISVQTPDGRSVRSDWPKVFAEDFKDQIIFIDDMPQVKQSGLVLLQENGVGIQIIDGSGKVVFRYQEPEQASEAYSSTELLQLVLTGKSAEGKTTAFSGVAFDAEKEYAYLLYFPVNVSKVTMYVNGERFAGGKTIMIPVLLVLFLLVLISGILYGLLTTRAIKRLTTAIHEISARSYLPVQEQGVFHDLYDSLNTLDAEIRASDHLRAQTEKTREEWIANITHDLKTPLSPIKGYAEILQETDGGDREHRRHYADVMLKNVSYMEKLIEDLKLTYQLENGMLPIHREDKNIVRFLKELVIDILNTPEYETRSIHFESEEETVLFPFDQMLFTRAFRNLIINAFVHGEEHTEVTVSILASQTALKIKVADNGKGMNEEAAQHLFDRYYRGTNTEQKPEGTGLGLAIAKGIIDLHGGTISVSSIPTVGTAFQIEFFVS, from the coding sequence ATGAAACGATCAGGACACCGTACCATATTTCATATTTACCTGATCTTCTTTCTGTCACTGCTTGTGACAGTTCTGTTGGCCGGTTTCTTTTTCTTCCTGATGATTTCCGTTCAGACACCGGACGGGAGAAGTGTAAGGAGTGACTGGCCAAAAGTATTTGCAGAGGACTTCAAAGATCAGATTATTTTCATAGATGACATGCCGCAGGTGAAGCAGTCCGGGCTTGTGTTGTTACAGGAGAACGGGGTCGGCATTCAGATCATCGACGGCTCCGGAAAGGTAGTTTTCCGTTATCAGGAACCGGAGCAGGCCAGCGAAGCATATTCCAGTACGGAGCTGCTGCAGCTTGTCCTAACCGGAAAATCGGCAGAGGGAAAAACGACGGCCTTTTCAGGCGTAGCCTTTGATGCCGAAAAAGAATATGCCTATCTTTTATATTTTCCCGTGAATGTTTCCAAAGTCACCATGTATGTAAACGGGGAACGGTTTGCGGGAGGAAAAACTATCATGATACCAGTGCTGCTAGTCCTGTTCCTTCTGGTACTGATTTCAGGAATCCTGTATGGCTTATTGACCACAAGGGCGATCAAACGGCTGACAACTGCTATCCATGAGATTTCAGCCCGCAGCTATCTTCCGGTTCAGGAACAGGGGGTATTCCATGATCTGTATGACAGCCTGAATACGCTGGATGCCGAAATCAGAGCCAGCGATCATCTTCGTGCACAGACAGAAAAGACACGGGAGGAATGGATTGCAAACATCACCCACGACCTCAAAACGCCGCTTTCTCCAATCAAGGGGTATGCGGAGATTTTGCAGGAGACGGATGGAGGCGACCGGGAACATCGCAGGCATTATGCTGATGTTATGCTGAAAAATGTCTCCTATATGGAAAAACTGATTGAAGATCTGAAGCTGACCTATCAATTAGAAAACGGGATGCTCCCCATACACAGGGAGGATAAGAACATCGTCCGTTTTCTGAAAGAGCTGGTAATAGACATTTTAAATACGCCGGAATACGAAACACGCAGCATCCACTTTGAAAGTGAAGAGGAAACGGTGCTGTTCCCGTTTGACCAGATGCTTTTTACCAGGGCGTTTCGGAATTTAATCATCAATGCCTTTGTGCATGGAGAGGAGCACACGGAAGTTACAGTAAGCATACTGGCGTCTCAGACTGCATTAAAAATCAAGGTTGCTGATAATGGAAAGGGCATGAATGAGGAAGCTGCCCAGCATCTTTTTGACCGCTATTACCGTGGGACGAATACGGAACAAAAGCCAGAAGGAACCGGGCTGGGCCTTGCAATCGCAAAAGGAATTATCGACCTGCATGGCGGCACGATTTCTGTTTCCAGCATTCCGACTGTCGGTACTGCTTTTCAAATCGAATTTTTTGTCAGTTAA
- a CDS encoding MerR family transcriptional regulator, which translates to MAKYRAIPTGFMTVGEAAKKMGVTVRTLQYYDKEGLLSPSAESEGGRRLYTDKDLITLHQIMSLKSLGFSLDDIKQRLISLETPADVANALTEQADDIRKKIEQLTASVTAIEQLKTEVLQMQTVNFKKYADIIVNLQMKNDSYYLIKRFDDDTLDHIRSQFDKESGLDFMDRFNRLSDEIVQFQRESVPPESDKCQQVVKEYWGLIMEFTNGDMSMLPKLMEIGDIDTATNVWEERQKIVNDYLEPALQVYFSRLGINPFGEVEQ; encoded by the coding sequence ATGGCAAAATACAGAGCAATACCGACGGGATTTATGACAGTTGGCGAAGCGGCAAAAAAAATGGGCGTTACCGTCCGTACTCTACAATACTATGATAAAGAAGGATTGCTCTCCCCATCGGCAGAAAGCGAAGGAGGACGCAGGCTTTATACAGATAAAGATTTGATTACACTACATCAGATTATGTCTTTGAAATCATTGGGATTCTCTCTGGATGATATAAAACAACGCTTGATTTCTTTAGAGACACCGGCTGATGTTGCAAATGCTCTTACAGAGCAGGCTGATGATATACGCAAAAAAATAGAACAGCTAACAGCTTCAGTGACAGCAATAGAACAGTTAAAAACAGAAGTTTTACAAATGCAGACAGTCAACTTTAAGAAGTATGCAGACATTATTGTCAATCTGCAAATGAAGAATGACTCTTACTATCTTATTAAGCGTTTCGATGATGATACTCTTGACCATATCCGCAGTCAATTTGATAAAGAAAGCGGCCTGGATTTTATGGACAGATTTAACCGTTTAAGTGATGAAATCGTACAGTTCCAAAGGGAGAGTGTGCCGCCTGAAAGCGATAAATGCCAACAGGTTGTAAAAGAATATTGGGGCTTGATTATGGAGTTTACAAACGGGGATATGAGCATGCTTCCAAAGTTGATGGAAATAGGGGATATTGATACTGCAACAAACGTATGGGAAGAAAGACAAAAAATCGTGAACGATTATTTAGAGCCAGCTTTGCAAGTTTATTTTTCAAGGCTTGGAATAAATCCGTTTGGGGAGGTGGAACAATGA
- a CDS encoding ABC transporter ATP-binding protein, with translation MSGAIQVCELRKSYGNHIVLKGLNFQIESGEVFALLGVNGAGKTTALECIEGLRKCDNGMVTVNGKMGIQLQSSSLPAHIKPMEAVKLFAKWNRAKIDYAMLNALGIKEFEKKQYIQLSTGQKRRLHLALALIGDPDIVFLDEPTAGLDVEGRLSLHEQIRKLKSQGKTIVLESHDMSEVETLCDRIAILNNGNIVFCGTDSELTNKIGKKYLIHIKTQQGDNTFETDNIEDTLLSMLGELKHKGIHVLDIKVDRGTLEQHFIEMTRREAE, from the coding sequence ATGAGTGGTGCGATACAAGTTTGTGAATTAAGAAAAAGCTATGGCAACCATATTGTTCTCAAAGGACTCAATTTTCAAATTGAGTCAGGAGAGGTTTTTGCCCTGCTTGGCGTAAACGGAGCAGGAAAGACCACTGCTCTTGAATGTATCGAGGGCTTGAGAAAATGCGACAACGGTATGGTTACTGTAAATGGGAAAATGGGGATTCAGTTACAATCGTCGTCATTGCCTGCCCACATCAAACCGATGGAGGCTGTAAAGCTGTTTGCGAAATGGAACAGGGCAAAGATTGATTATGCTATGCTTAATGCCCTCGGTATAAAGGAATTTGAAAAGAAACAGTATATTCAACTGTCAACAGGACAAAAAAGGCGGTTACACCTTGCCCTTGCGCTTATCGGTGATCCAGATATTGTTTTTCTTGACGAGCCGACTGCGGGGCTTGATGTCGAAGGTAGGCTGTCGCTGCACGAACAAATCCGAAAACTCAAATCGCAAGGAAAAACGATTGTTCTGGAAAGCCATGATATGTCAGAAGTAGAAACCTTATGTGACCGCATTGCCATTTTGAATAACGGAAATATTGTCTTTTGCGGTACAGATTCGGAACTAACCAACAAAATCGGAAAAAAATATCTTATTCATATCAAAACACAACAAGGGGATAACACTTTTGAAACGGACAATATTGAAGATACTTTGCTTTCCATGCTCGGTGAGTTGAAACATAAGGGAATCCATGTATTAGATATTAAGGTTGACCGAGGCACACTGGAACAGCATTTTATTGAAATGACAAGGAGGGAAGCAGAATGA
- a CDS encoding ABC transporter permease yields the protein MNGFLYGVALQWKLDIRSKSLLVTCYIVPLIFFLLMGGIFTSVMPEMRSTLIQSMVVMSVSMGAFIGLPPSLIETYGSDIKKVYKANGVPLYLGLVTMFLSAFVHLMITCVIILLLAPVLFEAVLPANLPLFFLSLTVYVLVSLSIGCILGLVVKNQAKLTMIAQLVFLPSIMLSGIMFPIELLPTAFETIGKIFPASWGYTLMIDGGFRMENLWYLFLVFAVAIAVCALILRRQKNS from the coding sequence ATGAACGGCTTTTTATATGGCGTAGCGTTACAGTGGAAATTGGATATACGAAGTAAATCCCTGTTAGTTACCTGCTATATCGTTCCGCTTATTTTCTTTCTTCTTATGGGCGGTATTTTTACTTCTGTCATGCCTGAAATGAGAAGTACACTCATACAGTCTATGGTTGTGATGAGCGTTTCAATGGGTGCATTTATCGGATTGCCGCCATCACTGATTGAAACTTACGGAAGCGATATTAAAAAGGTCTATAAGGCAAACGGAGTTCCTTTATATTTAGGTCTTGTTACAATGTTTCTTTCAGCATTTGTTCATTTGATGATTACCTGTGTCATTATATTGCTGCTTGCTCCTGTACTGTTTGAAGCGGTTTTGCCTGCCAATTTGCCCTTGTTTTTTCTTTCGCTTACTGTCTATGTTCTTGTATCGCTGAGCATCGGCTGCATTTTGGGCTTGGTTGTAAAAAATCAGGCTAAATTGACGATGATAGCACAACTTGTATTTTTACCGTCTATTATGCTGTCGGGAATTATGTTTCCGATTGAATTACTCCCTACAGCTTTTGAGACAATTGGAAAAATCTTTCCTGCCTCATGGGGATATACTCTTATGATAGATGGAGGATTCCGAATGGAAAACTTGTGGTATCTGTTTCTTGTGTTTGCCGTAGCAATTGCCGTATGCGCCCTTATTTTGAGAAGGCAGAAAAATAGTTAG
- a CDS encoding FMN-binding protein encodes MKGKWKKAVSYLLTIVVTICVCFAVVAVVLRPQTLNIGTVDLNTVADGEYIGVCQNKILFAVVKVEVQDHKITDIEVVEHKASYMEQAEQIAGAVSSVQSLEVDAISGATLTSDTVLKAIENALEKDGKPSNGK; translated from the coding sequence ATGAAAGGTAAGTGGAAAAAAGCGGTTTCTTATCTATTAACGATTGTGGTTACAATCTGTGTCTGTTTTGCTGTTGTTGCAGTTGTACTGCGCCCACAGACTTTGAATATTGGTACAGTTGATTTAAACACAGTCGCAGACGGTGAGTATATCGGCGTATGCCAAAACAAAATTCTATTTGCTGTTGTTAAGGTGGAGGTTCAGGATCATAAAATCACCGATATTGAAGTTGTGGAGCATAAAGCTTCTTATATGGAGCAGGCAGAGCAAATTGCCGGTGCAGTTTCCTCCGTACAGTCATTGGAGGTGGATGCCATATCCGGTGCCACGCTCACCAGTGATACAGTATTAAAAGCAATCGAAAACGCATTAGAAAAGGACGGTAAGCCGTCCAATGGAAAGTAG
- a CDS encoding ABC transporter ATP-binding protein, whose protein sequence is MKQNVSKIAVEGKHIIKNFQIGSTTTKVLKDISLQVMQGEFVSIMGPSGSGKSTLLYILGGLDAPTKGQVLLNGTDISRFGDEKMSRIRRQKIGFVFQFYNLIPNLNVEENIMLPLLLDGKKMGSYKKQLHQILEIVGLSERRKHTPRELSGGQQQRVAIARALIGNPEILFADEPTGNLDSETGAEIMNLLCEINQTIGQTIIMVTHSPEAARSSSRVVTVQDGVII, encoded by the coding sequence ATGAAACAAAATGTTAGCAAGATTGCCGTTGAAGGAAAACATATCATCAAGAATTTTCAGATTGGCAGCACAACTACAAAGGTGCTCAAGGATATATCTCTGCAGGTGATGCAGGGGGAGTTTGTATCCATCATGGGACCGTCCGGTTCGGGCAAGAGCACCCTGCTTTATATTCTCGGAGGTCTGGACGCCCCGACCAAAGGTCAGGTTCTTTTGAACGGAACAGATATTTCCCGCTTTGGGGATGAAAAAATGAGCCGGATCCGCAGGCAGAAAATCGGCTTTGTCTTTCAGTTTTATAATCTCATTCCAAATCTGAATGTTGAGGAAAATATCATGCTTCCCCTGCTCTTGGATGGGAAAAAGATGGGGAGCTATAAAAAGCAGCTCCATCAGATTTTGGAGATCGTTGGCCTGTCAGAACGCCGCAAGCATACGCCCCGTGAGTTATCTGGCGGCCAGCAGCAGCGTGTGGCGATTGCCCGTGCCTTGATTGGTAACCCGGAAATCCTCTTTGCGGATGAACCTACGGGAAATCTGGACAGCGAGACCGGAGCGGAGATTATGAACCTGTTGTGTGAGATCAATCAGACCATCGGCCAGACGATCATTATGGTAACGCATTCTCCGGAGGCTGCCAGAAGCAGCAGCCGGGTGGTTACTGTGCAGGATGGAGTCATTATCTAA
- a CDS encoding TetR/AcrR family transcriptional regulator, giving the protein MTDTKEKILAIALHLFAKDGYEAVSVSKIAEKLGITKGALYKHYENKKDIFNSIVARMSQSDHEIARKYGVPENVFDCAPEQYEQIGLENLKNFAVSQYRFWTLDEFAADYRKMLTLEQYRNPELNKLYQDSLVNGPVLYLEDIFREMINCGVLKTNDPYQLAIEFFSPLFLLINMSDENEAYGDIENRLIKHIDFFIESHTK; this is encoded by the coding sequence ATGACTGATACGAAGGAAAAAATATTAGCCATCGCATTGCACTTATTTGCAAAAGACGGATATGAGGCAGTTTCTGTCAGCAAAATAGCAGAAAAATTGGGAATTACGAAAGGGGCGCTGTATAAGCACTATGAAAACAAGAAGGATATTTTCAACAGTATTGTCGCGCGTATGTCACAATCGGATCATGAAATAGCACGAAAATATGGTGTGCCGGAAAATGTGTTTGATTGTGCGCCGGAACAATATGAGCAAATTGGTTTGGAAAATCTAAAAAATTTTGCCGTTTCACAATACCGGTTTTGGACTTTAGATGAATTTGCCGCTGATTATCGTAAGATGCTTACCTTAGAGCAGTATCGTAATCCAGAATTAAACAAGTTGTACCAGGATAGCCTTGTGAATGGGCCTGTTCTTTATTTAGAAGATATTTTCCGCGAGATGATTAACTGTGGTGTGTTAAAGACGAATGACCCATATCAACTTGCAATAGAATTTTTTTCCCCACTTTTTTTACTTATCAATATGTCAGATGAAAATGAAGCTTATGGGGATATTGAAAACCGATTAATAAAGCATATTGATTTCTTTATAGAATCTCATACAAAGTAA